A region of Nocardioides sp. JS614 DNA encodes the following proteins:
- a CDS encoding VOC family protein — MTSRITELSVDCADPAALARFWAAALDYVVLDEEPDLVEIGPARRADEELLAEVRSGPVAPTIFFARVPEEKVVKNRLHLDLSPVDTDRDTEVARLEALGAGRTELAPADSTWVVMLDPEGNEFCVLRSLAPAHFSL, encoded by the coding sequence ATGACCTCCCGGATCACCGAGCTCAGCGTCGACTGCGCCGACCCGGCCGCGCTGGCGCGGTTCTGGGCGGCCGCGCTCGACTACGTGGTGCTCGACGAGGAGCCCGACCTCGTGGAGATCGGCCCGGCGAGGCGCGCCGACGAAGAGCTGCTCGCCGAGGTCCGCTCCGGCCCGGTCGCCCCGACGATCTTCTTCGCGCGGGTGCCCGAGGAGAAGGTGGTCAAGAACCGCCTCCACCTCGACCTCTCGCCGGTCGACACCGACCGCGACACCGAGGTGGCCCGGCTCGAGGCACTCGGTGCCGGGCGCACCGAGCTCGCGCCGGCGGACTCGACCTGGGTCGTGATGCTCGACCCGGAGGGCAACGAGTTCTGCGTGTTGCGCAGCCTCGCCCCGGCCCACTTCTCGCTGTAG
- a CDS encoding CHAT domain-containing protein, which produces MLTADELRRRGVAAINDGRIVRARTLLERALERTAEDDVLARTEASLAYVTADQGAPDAALELCRRALGRRGLTAETRGVVEAQHALLLMRQGEVAGALGAFASAVECLRAVPDELAKVFINRGGVHLQVGDSQAAAGDFELAVEQFGLAGDELNAAKAKHNLGYASLLSGDLVGALSAMSDAYSVIAPVSPVLRAICEQDRAEVLLAAGLVDEGVELLESAARTYGARRLRRRQAEAELALARRMQWRDSVRADSWARAAAGRFDRLGAHSWRARADAVAAAVARPDRTPPPERIGSLAAELDAQGFSWASLEVRLHGVRALLRDDPERARAAMPQSRRARRGPLETRLLDLDVRAELAVARGRQVDAFRHLRAGLVDLHAWQSSFGSLDLQTGVAGLGLRLAARGLALAVESGKPEVLLEWSERARMLASRVQPVRAPEDQQIVADLTELREMAAEGGRRDPEREAELRQRIRERAWQHRGSGAVADPVTLPDLQAALSIDSALVAYVVAADRVVALVVTTDAATWVDLGERTRIDALLGGLLPDLDVAASELPDAMAGFVRTALAGRLDSLAAMLVTPVLEAVGDRAVVLTPSGVLAGVPWTLLPGFVGRPVTVAQSATSWLGRRATPLRLGSAGFVAGPRVARAEEEVIATAKEWKDARVLTGADATAAAVSELAAGVDVLHVAAHGRHAAENAMFSGLQLADGPWFGYDIDQLRQVPDVVLLSACEVGRSTVRWGDELIGMATAWLHAGSRCVIASAAAVNDRAAYDVLVAVHQQLAAGVDPAAALAAAVPAVTADTAPVPLVCFG; this is translated from the coding sequence GTGCTGACTGCCGACGAGCTCCGCCGCAGGGGCGTCGCCGCGATCAACGACGGCCGGATCGTCCGCGCCCGCACACTGCTGGAGCGTGCGCTCGAGCGCACGGCCGAGGACGACGTCCTCGCCCGGACCGAGGCGAGTCTGGCCTACGTCACCGCCGACCAGGGGGCGCCCGACGCCGCGCTGGAGCTGTGCCGGCGCGCGCTCGGGCGTCGTGGCCTCACTGCGGAGACTCGTGGGGTGGTCGAGGCGCAGCACGCGCTCCTGCTGATGCGCCAGGGCGAGGTCGCCGGTGCGCTGGGGGCCTTCGCCTCCGCCGTGGAGTGTCTCCGCGCGGTGCCCGACGAGCTCGCCAAGGTCTTCATCAACCGCGGCGGGGTCCACCTGCAGGTGGGAGACTCCCAGGCAGCGGCCGGTGACTTCGAGCTCGCGGTCGAGCAGTTCGGCCTGGCGGGCGACGAGCTCAACGCCGCGAAGGCCAAGCACAACCTGGGCTACGCGAGCCTCCTCTCCGGTGATCTCGTCGGGGCGCTGTCGGCCATGTCCGACGCCTACTCGGTCATCGCCCCCGTGAGCCCGGTGCTTCGGGCGATCTGCGAGCAGGACCGAGCGGAGGTCCTCCTGGCGGCGGGACTGGTCGACGAGGGTGTCGAGCTCCTCGAGTCGGCGGCGCGCACCTACGGTGCCCGCCGCCTGCGCCGCCGTCAGGCCGAGGCCGAGCTCGCCCTCGCCCGCAGGATGCAGTGGCGCGACTCCGTGCGGGCCGACTCCTGGGCTCGCGCCGCGGCGGGACGGTTCGACCGCCTGGGAGCGCACTCCTGGCGCGCGCGGGCCGACGCGGTCGCGGCAGCGGTGGCCCGGCCGGACAGGACGCCCCCGCCTGAGCGCATCGGCTCCCTGGCGGCCGAGCTGGACGCGCAGGGCTTCAGCTGGGCGAGCCTCGAGGTCCGCCTCCACGGCGTGCGGGCGCTCCTCAGGGACGATCCGGAACGGGCGCGCGCGGCGATGCCACAGAGCCGGCGTGCCAGGCGCGGACCGCTCGAGACACGGCTGCTCGACCTCGACGTCCGTGCCGAGCTCGCGGTCGCGCGCGGCCGTCAGGTCGATGCCTTCCGGCACCTGCGCGCCGGACTGGTCGACCTGCACGCGTGGCAGAGCTCGTTCGGGTCCCTGGACCTGCAGACCGGGGTGGCCGGGCTCGGGCTGCGGCTCGCGGCCCGCGGGCTCGCGCTCGCCGTCGAGTCCGGGAAGCCCGAGGTGCTCCTCGAGTGGTCCGAACGGGCGCGGATGCTGGCCAGCCGCGTGCAGCCGGTGCGCGCGCCCGAGGACCAGCAGATCGTCGCGGACCTGACCGAGCTGCGCGAGATGGCGGCCGAGGGCGGCCGGCGCGACCCCGAGCGGGAGGCGGAGCTGCGCCAGCGGATCCGTGAGCGGGCCTGGCAGCACCGTGGGTCGGGTGCGGTGGCCGACCCCGTCACGCTGCCCGATCTGCAGGCCGCGTTGTCGATCGACAGCGCGTTGGTGGCGTACGTCGTCGCGGCCGACCGCGTGGTCGCGCTGGTCGTGACCACCGATGCAGCTACCTGGGTCGACCTCGGCGAGCGGACGCGGATCGACGCGCTCCTCGGCGGGCTGCTGCCCGACCTGGACGTCGCGGCCTCGGAGCTGCCCGACGCGATGGCAGGGTTCGTCCGCACCGCCCTCGCCGGGCGGCTGGACTCGCTCGCCGCCATGCTCGTGACACCTGTCCTCGAGGCAGTCGGCGACCGCGCCGTCGTGCTGACGCCGTCGGGCGTCCTCGCCGGTGTGCCGTGGACGCTGCTGCCGGGGTTCGTCGGCCGCCCGGTCACGGTCGCGCAGTCGGCGACGTCGTGGCTGGGGCGCCGGGCGACGCCGCTGCGGCTCGGGTCGGCCGGCTTCGTCGCTGGTCCGCGCGTGGCCCGGGCCGAGGAGGAGGTGATCGCGACGGCCAAGGAGTGGAAGGACGCCCGCGTGCTCACCGGCGCGGACGCGACCGCCGCCGCGGTGTCCGAGCTGGCCGCCGGCGTCGACGTGCTGCACGTCGCGGCCCACGGCCGACACGCCGCGGAGAACGCCATGTTCTCGGGTCTCCAGCTCGCGGACGGGCCGTGGTTCGGCTACGACATCGACCAGCTGCGGCAGGTGCCCGACGTGGTGCTGCTGTCCGCCTGCGAGGTCGGCCGCTCGACGGTCCGCTGGGGCGACGAGCTGATCGGCATGGCGACCGCGTGGCTGCACGCCGGCTCCCGATGTGTGATCGCGTCGGCGGCCGCGGTCAACGACCGGGCGGCGTACGACGTGCTCGTCGCCGTCCACCAGCAGCTGGCCGCCGGCGTGGACCCCGCTGCCGCCCTGGCCGCGGCGGTGCCGGCCGTCACGGCCGACACCGCCCCGGTGCCGCTGGTCTGCTTCGGCTGA
- a CDS encoding RNA polymerase sigma factor — MTGIGAVRPVGPADEVWERATDGFNRWVAGEPGGLDDLVAVMTPVLWHVVRSYRLSESAAEDVIQTAWLALVRRRAAILDAKAVGGWLTTTARREAWRVAQAASAAMPADDEDLAPLLPRQRSAEDAVVQRDEGDRLWAAVDRLPERCRRLLRIVAFENRPDYRELAADLDMPVGSIGPTRGRCLAKLRVALVQNGATGTGEY; from the coding sequence ATGACCGGCATCGGGGCCGTGCGGCCGGTGGGCCCGGCCGATGAGGTGTGGGAGCGCGCGACCGACGGGTTCAACCGCTGGGTCGCGGGGGAGCCGGGCGGTCTGGACGACCTGGTGGCGGTGATGACACCGGTGCTGTGGCACGTGGTCCGCTCCTACCGCCTCTCGGAGTCCGCCGCCGAGGACGTCATCCAGACGGCCTGGCTGGCGCTGGTACGCCGCCGGGCGGCGATCCTCGACGCGAAGGCGGTCGGCGGCTGGCTGACCACCACCGCGCGCCGCGAGGCCTGGCGGGTCGCGCAGGCGGCGTCCGCGGCGATGCCCGCGGACGACGAGGACCTGGCGCCGCTGCTGCCGCGGCAGCGCTCGGCCGAGGACGCCGTGGTTCAGCGCGACGAGGGCGACCGGCTGTGGGCCGCCGTCGACCGGCTGCCCGAGCGGTGCCGCCGGCTGCTGCGGATCGTCGCGTTCGAGAACCGGCCCGACTACCGCGAGCTGGCGGCCGACCTGGACATGCCGGTGGGGAGCATCGGCCCCACCCGGGGCCGGTGCCTGGCGAAGCTGCGGGTGGCATTGGTGCAGAACGGCGCCACTGGAACGGGGGAGTACTGA
- a CDS encoding S8 family peptidase: MEQQPEQKPPTRPRPKPLDRDPAPPHPSSIAAVEGRVLDPATAITVKGVTPRPTVYVGPRLVISKSVDFEGALAVLRAVAEPLGWDVVPEREDPRTANLKFGVRPVRIEIGSRHATIAPDGWTLLQQTRAQFGVAAVKGVGLDHVVYTSPFDVSHPFDVSHPFDVSHPFDVSHPFDVSHPAGGASGPVATYAVPGSGGRQPVAYVGPAPRRTPEDQLSGRRPVVAILDTGCGAHDWLDPVVRKGVQLDGVDIGYTDPADDPELHGDLAGQLDGMIDPLSGHGTFIAGLVHQACPDAEILSWRVVPSVGPLVESDWITALAQVAELARRFRAGEDGGVPIDVLSLSMGYYHETPEDELFDPTLYAILEDLARNGTVVVCSAGNDATSRPSFPAAFAPWVDGSGPVPTTPGCLPIVSVGALNPNGVTDALFSNAGPWVRAFAPGAAVMSTFPAFEGGLQPVARTVAFGRRRESIDPDDFRGGFGVWSGTSFAAPLLAGCFAVALAREIGDGDDVTTAVERGWRAVESLTGVTP, from the coding sequence ATGGAGCAACAGCCCGAGCAGAAGCCCCCCACCCGTCCGCGGCCCAAGCCGCTCGACCGCGACCCGGCTCCGCCGCATCCGTCCTCGATCGCGGCGGTCGAGGGTCGGGTGCTCGACCCGGCCACGGCGATCACCGTCAAGGGCGTGACCCCGCGGCCGACGGTGTACGTCGGCCCGCGCCTGGTGATCTCGAAGTCCGTGGACTTCGAGGGCGCGCTCGCGGTGCTGCGCGCCGTCGCCGAGCCGCTGGGCTGGGACGTCGTCCCCGAGCGCGAGGACCCGCGCACGGCGAACCTGAAGTTCGGCGTGCGCCCCGTGCGGATCGAGATCGGCTCCCGGCACGCCACGATCGCCCCCGACGGCTGGACGCTGCTCCAGCAGACCCGCGCCCAGTTCGGGGTCGCCGCGGTCAAGGGCGTCGGTCTCGACCACGTCGTCTACACCTCGCCGTTCGACGTGAGCCATCCCTTCGACGTGAGCCACCCGTTCGACGTGAGCCACCCCTTCGACGTGAGCCACCCGTTCGACGTCAGCCACCCCGCGGGCGGCGCGTCGGGTCCCGTGGCGACGTACGCCGTGCCGGGCAGCGGCGGGCGCCAGCCCGTGGCCTACGTGGGGCCGGCGCCACGGCGCACGCCTGAGGACCAGCTGAGCGGGCGCCGGCCGGTCGTCGCGATCCTCGACACCGGGTGCGGGGCCCACGACTGGCTCGACCCGGTGGTCCGGAAGGGCGTGCAGCTCGACGGCGTGGACATCGGCTACACCGACCCCGCGGACGATCCCGAGCTGCACGGCGACCTCGCCGGTCAGCTCGACGGGATGATCGACCCCCTCTCCGGGCACGGCACGTTCATCGCTGGGCTGGTGCACCAGGCGTGCCCGGACGCGGAGATCCTGTCGTGGCGCGTCGTGCCGTCGGTCGGGCCCCTGGTCGAGTCGGACTGGATCACTGCGCTCGCCCAGGTCGCCGAGCTGGCGCGGCGCTTCCGTGCCGGCGAGGACGGCGGGGTGCCCATCGACGTGCTCAGCCTCTCGATGGGCTACTACCACGAGACGCCGGAGGACGAGCTGTTCGACCCCACCCTGTACGCGATCCTGGAGGACCTGGCTCGCAACGGCACGGTCGTCGTGTGCTCGGCGGGCAACGACGCCACGAGCCGGCCCTCGTTCCCCGCGGCGTTCGCCCCATGGGTGGACGGCTCCGGTCCGGTCCCGACCACTCCTGGCTGCCTCCCCATCGTCTCGGTGGGTGCCTTGAACCCGAACGGCGTCACCGACGCGCTGTTCAGCAACGCCGGCCCATGGGTCCGCGCGTTTGCCCCGGGAGCGGCCGTGATGAGCACCTTCCCGGCGTTCGAGGGAGGTCTGCAGCCGGTCGCCCGGACCGTCGCCTTCGGGCGGCGGCGGGAGTCGATCGACCCCGACGACTTCCGTGGTGGGTTCGGGGTGTGGAGCGGCACGTCCTTCGCGGCGCCGCTGCTCGCGGGCTGCTTCGCCGTGGCGCTGGCCCGCGAGATCGGCGACGGCGACGACGTGACCACCGCCGTCGAGCGTGGCTGGCGCGCGGTGGAGTCACTGACGGGAGTCACGCCATGA
- a CDS encoding deoxyribonuclease IV has protein sequence MSATGSIAIGAHVDQADPIAEARAREMPHVQFFLGDPQGYQGPEFRYAGGAEALKADAEAAGVGLYVHAPYIVNVATTNNRIRIPSRKLLQQHVDAAASIGARGLIVHGGHVNKDDDPEKGFDNWRKAIEAVDLKLPLLIENTAGGDNAMTRYLERIGRVWDAISSAEQADLVGFCLDTCHAHAGGNSLETVVDDVRRITGRIDLVHCNDSRDAFDSGADRHASLGAGQVDPDLLAAVVRDAGAPVVLETPGGPAEHRADAAWLAERIG, from the coding sequence ATGAGCGCCACGGGAAGCATCGCCATCGGAGCCCACGTCGACCAGGCCGACCCGATCGCCGAGGCCCGGGCGCGGGAGATGCCCCACGTGCAGTTCTTCCTGGGCGACCCGCAGGGATACCAGGGCCCCGAGTTCCGGTACGCCGGCGGGGCCGAGGCGCTCAAGGCCGACGCCGAGGCCGCGGGGGTCGGGCTCTACGTGCACGCGCCGTACATCGTGAACGTCGCGACCACCAACAACCGGATCCGGATCCCGAGCCGCAAGCTGCTCCAGCAGCACGTCGACGCGGCCGCCTCGATCGGCGCCCGCGGGCTGATCGTGCACGGCGGACACGTGAACAAGGACGACGACCCCGAGAAGGGATTCGACAACTGGCGCAAGGCGATCGAGGCGGTCGACCTCAAGCTGCCCCTGCTCATCGAGAACACCGCCGGCGGCGACAACGCGATGACCCGCTACCTCGAGCGGATCGGCCGGGTGTGGGACGCGATCAGCTCGGCCGAGCAGGCCGACCTGGTCGGGTTCTGCCTCGACACCTGCCACGCCCACGCGGGCGGCAACTCCCTGGAGACGGTGGTCGACGACGTACGCCGGATCACCGGCCGGATCGACCTGGTGCACTGCAACGACAGCCGCGACGCGTTCGACTCCGGCGCCGACCGGCACGCGAGCCTCGGCGCCGGCCAGGTCGACCCCGACCTGCTCGCCGCGGTCGTCCGTGACGCCGGTGCCCCGGTGGTCCTGGAGACCCCCGGCGGCCCGGCCGAGCACCGCGCCGACGCCGCCTGGCTCGCGGAGCGGATCGGATGA
- a CDS encoding peptidoglycan bridge formation glycyltransferase FemA/FemB family protein has translation MLSVREIPESDHLALLRSRRSASFLQTPAWGRVKAEWRRESIGWFRGDELVGAALVLYRQLPKVKRYLAYLPEGPVIDWEADDLREWLEPMAAHLGARGVFGVRMGPPVVTRRWDAATIKDGIADDAVRRLGDLPPTERTHSGARVTSQLTELGWRPQAVEGGFAAGQPQYVFQVPLAGRTEEDVLAGMNQLWRRNIKKAAKEGVEVTSTDVPGEELAAFHDLYVHTAERDHFTPRPLSYFRTMLDALGGEDPDRIRIYSAHHEGTLVAATIGIRVGAHAWYSYGASSTEKREVRGSNAIQWQMIRHAIAAGADVYDLRGITDTLAADDPHLGLIQFKVGTGGEAVEYVGEWDLPLNRALYAAFALYLKRRG, from the coding sequence GTGCTGAGCGTCCGCGAGATCCCCGAGAGCGACCACCTCGCGCTCCTCCGCAGCCGGCGCTCCGCGAGCTTCCTGCAGACCCCCGCCTGGGGCCGGGTCAAGGCGGAGTGGCGACGCGAGTCGATCGGCTGGTTCCGTGGCGACGAGCTGGTCGGCGCCGCGCTGGTGCTCTACCGGCAGCTGCCGAAGGTCAAGCGGTACCTCGCCTACCTCCCCGAGGGCCCGGTCATCGACTGGGAGGCCGACGACCTGCGCGAGTGGCTCGAGCCGATGGCCGCCCACCTCGGCGCGCGCGGCGTGTTCGGCGTGCGGATGGGCCCGCCCGTGGTGACCCGCCGGTGGGACGCCGCCACGATCAAGGACGGCATCGCCGACGACGCCGTACGCCGGCTCGGCGACCTGCCGCCAACCGAGCGCACCCACTCCGGGGCGCGGGTCACCTCCCAGCTGACCGAGCTGGGCTGGCGTCCGCAGGCCGTCGAGGGGGGGTTCGCCGCCGGCCAGCCGCAGTACGTCTTCCAGGTCCCGCTGGCCGGCCGCACCGAGGAGGACGTGCTCGCCGGGATGAACCAGCTGTGGCGGCGCAACATCAAGAAGGCCGCGAAGGAGGGGGTCGAGGTCACCTCCACCGACGTTCCCGGCGAGGAGCTCGCGGCGTTCCACGACCTCTACGTGCACACCGCCGAGCGCGACCACTTCACGCCGCGGCCGCTGTCCTACTTCCGCACCATGCTCGACGCGCTCGGCGGCGAGGACCCCGACCGGATCCGGATCTACAGCGCCCACCACGAGGGCACGCTGGTCGCCGCCACCATCGGCATCCGGGTCGGCGCCCACGCCTGGTACTCCTACGGCGCCTCCTCGACGGAGAAGCGCGAGGTGCGCGGCTCCAACGCGATCCAGTGGCAGATGATCCGCCACGCGATCGCGGCCGGGGCGGACGTCTACGACCTGCGCGGCATCACCGACACCCTCGCCGCCGACGACCCGCACCTCGGGCTGATCCAGTTCAAGGTCGGCACCGGCGGTGAGGCCGTCGAGTACGTCGGCGAGTGGGACCTGCCGCTCAACCGCGCGCTCTACGCGGCGTTCGCGCTCTACCTGAAGCGCCGGGGGTGA